From a region of the Flavobacterium sediminilitoris genome:
- a CDS encoding metal-dependent hydrolase, with translation MDSLSQIVLGAATFALVKDKEIGKKALLYGAILGTIPDLDVLINPYFNAIEQLSIHRAFSHSIFFSFILSLLFAKWFSYKYKTSYASWFWASFLALFTHPLLDLCTTYGTRIFYPLSKSFYSLDNVFVIDPLYTIWLLIGCIVLLFMKNKNSKRQTVIKWSLGISTAYLFFGLIVNFYVTNHFEKELERQQISYEKIKVVPTPFNTILWQCIVKSKEGLYYADYSLFDKNLTSNFHFEKNDTEFIEDKKKIKELEPFFNFTEGLELARKEDNKTIIYGTKFGPINIENGRANFFFPLIFNEDGTYEISKKEPDNYAELLNKLYTRLKGN, from the coding sequence ATGGATTCCCTTTCCCAAATTGTTCTAGGTGCTGCTACTTTCGCTTTAGTAAAAGATAAAGAAATAGGCAAAAAAGCATTATTATATGGTGCTATTCTTGGAACAATTCCCGATTTGGATGTTTTAATAAACCCTTATTTTAATGCTATTGAACAATTATCTATTCATAGAGCTTTTTCACATTCTATCTTTTTTTCGTTTATTTTAAGCTTACTCTTTGCTAAATGGTTTTCTTATAAATATAAAACTTCCTATGCTTCTTGGTTTTGGGCTAGTTTTTTAGCATTGTTTACACATCCGCTTTTAGATCTATGTACTACTTATGGCACTCGAATATTTTATCCATTAAGCAAGTCTTTTTATAGTTTAGATAATGTTTTTGTAATTGACCCTCTATATACAATATGGTTATTAATTGGTTGCATTGTGTTACTCTTTATGAAAAATAAAAATTCGAAAAGACAAACTGTAATTAAATGGTCTTTAGGAATTTCAACTGCTTATTTGTTTTTTGGATTAATTGTAAATTTTTACGTAACCAATCATTTCGAGAAAGAATTAGAAAGACAACAAATTAGCTATGAAAAAATAAAAGTAGTTCCAACTCCTTTTAACACTATACTTTGGCAATGCATTGTAAAATCTAAAGAAGGATTATATTATGCTGATTATAGTCTATTTGACAAGAATCTAACTTCAAATTTTCATTTTGAAAAAAACGATACTGAGTTTATAGAAGATAAAAAAAAGATTAAAGAATTAGAACCTTTTTTCAACTTCACTGAAGGGCTTGAACTGGCTCGAAAAGAAGATAATAAGACTATTATTTATGGAACTAAATTTGGTCCTATAAACATTGAAAATGGAAGAGCCAATTTCTTCTTTCCACTTATATTTAATGAAGATGGAACTTATGAAATAAGTAAAAAAGAACCTGATAATTATGCCGAACTTTTAAATAAACTATATACTCGTTTAAAAGGAAATTAA
- the rimO gene encoding 30S ribosomal protein S12 methylthiotransferase RimO yields the protein MRTKSLKKNKINVITLGCSKNVYDSEVLMGQLKANGKEVTHEATKDEGNIIVINTCGFIDNAKEESVNTILEYADKKEQGLVDKVFVTGCLSERYRPDLEKEIPNVDQFFGTTELPLLLKALGADYKHELIGERLTTTPKNYAYLKISEGCDRPCSFCAIPLMRGKHVSTPIEKLVIEAEKLAKNGVKELILIAQDLTYYGLDIYKKRNLAELLENLVKVEGIEWIRLHYAFPTGFPMEVLDLMKKEPKICNYIDIPLQHISDSVLKSMRRGTTYEKTTNLLKDFRKAVPEMAIRTTLIVGYPGETEEDFEILKNWVEEMRFERLGCFAYSHEENTHAYSLVDDVPYEVKQERARIIMDIQAQISWDLNQEKIGQTFKCVIDRKEGEYFVGRTEFDSPDVDNEVLVEASKHYLKTGDFVMLKITDATEFDLYAEPV from the coding sequence ATGAGAACCAAATCGTTAAAGAAAAATAAAATCAACGTAATTACACTTGGATGTTCTAAAAATGTTTATGATAGTGAAGTTTTAATGGGTCAATTGAAAGCTAATGGCAAAGAAGTGACACATGAAGCAACTAAAGATGAAGGAAACATTATTGTAATTAATACTTGTGGTTTTATTGATAATGCAAAAGAAGAATCGGTGAACACGATTTTAGAATATGCTGATAAAAAAGAACAAGGTTTAGTAGATAAAGTATTTGTTACAGGATGTTTATCGGAACGTTACAGACCTGATTTAGAGAAAGAAATTCCTAATGTAGATCAATTTTTTGGTACTACCGAATTACCGTTATTATTAAAAGCTTTAGGTGCTGATTACAAGCATGAATTAATAGGTGAACGTTTAACAACTACTCCTAAAAACTACGCTTATTTGAAAATTTCAGAAGGTTGCGATAGACCTTGTAGTTTTTGTGCTATTCCTTTAATGAGAGGAAAACATGTTTCTACTCCTATTGAAAAATTAGTCATTGAAGCCGAAAAATTAGCTAAAAATGGAGTTAAAGAATTAATCTTAATTGCTCAAGATTTAACCTATTACGGATTAGATATCTACAAAAAAAGAAACTTAGCTGAATTATTAGAAAATTTAGTAAAAGTTGAAGGTATTGAATGGATTCGTTTACATTATGCTTTTCCAACAGGTTTTCCAATGGAAGTATTAGACTTAATGAAAAAAGAGCCTAAAATTTGTAATTATATTGATATTCCTTTACAGCACATTTCAGATAGTGTTTTAAAGTCGATGAGAAGAGGAACTACTTATGAGAAAACAACTAATCTTTTAAAGGATTTTAGAAAAGCGGTTCCTGAAATGGCTATCCGTACTACTTTAATTGTAGGTTATCCTGGCGAAACAGAGGAAGATTTTGAAATTTTAAAGAATTGGGTTGAAGAAATGCGTTTTGAACGTTTAGGCTGTTTTGCTTATTCACACGAAGAAAATACACATGCTTATAGTTTAGTAGACGATGTTCCATATGAGGTGAAACAAGAACGTGCTAGAATTATTATGGATATTCAAGCTCAAATTTCTTGGGATTTAAATCAAGAAAAAATTGGACAAACTTTTAAATGTGTAATTGACAGAAAAGAAGGAGAATATTTTGTAGGAAGAACCGAATTTGATAGTCCAGATGTTGATAATGAGGTTTTAGTAGAAGCTTCTAAACATTATTTAAAAACAGGTGATTTTGTTATGCTAAAAATTACGGATGCAACAGAATTTGACTTGTATGCAGAACCTGTTTAA
- a CDS encoding 4a-hydroxytetrahydrobiopterin dehydratase: MWEEKNNALIKSFEFKDFIEAFSFMTKVALIAEKMDHHPEWKNVYNKVLIKLTTHDAGNTITEKDRYLAKAIDSLLK, translated from the coding sequence ATGTGGGAAGAAAAAAATAATGCATTGATTAAATCTTTTGAATTTAAAGATTTTATAGAAGCGTTTAGTTTTATGACTAAAGTGGCTTTAATCGCAGAAAAAATGGATCATCATCCTGAATGGAAAAATGTTTACAACAAAGTTTTAATAAAGCTAACAACTCATGATGCAGGAAATACTATCACTGAAAAAGACAGGTATCTTGCAAAAGCTATTGACTCTTTATTAAAATAA
- a CDS encoding LytR/AlgR family response regulator transcription factor, producing the protein MIKVAIIEDEFNALNTLSKLLQYTQKDIEIIAKIDTVSEAISFLKNNTPDLVFMDIELIGGNAFSILDALEKINFKIIFTTAYDDFAIKAIKVDAIDYLLKPIDSDELAICINRFRVAYQKEQEYIGLMNKMAQTDANDVQKTLLIKNTQERHVLPIDTIIRCQSDGSYTIFYTKDKKIMSARNLKYYENILNDHTFVRVHQSHLINIKYIDSIVLNDIVLKDGEKIPLASRKKSYLKQFLANLSK; encoded by the coding sequence ATGATAAAAGTTGCTATAATAGAAGACGAATTTAATGCATTAAATACCTTATCAAAGCTATTACAATATACACAAAAAGATATTGAAATTATTGCTAAAATAGATACAGTAAGTGAAGCTATTTCGTTTTTGAAAAACAATACACCCGATTTGGTTTTTATGGATATAGAACTTATTGGCGGCAATGCTTTTTCAATACTAGACGCATTAGAAAAAATCAATTTTAAAATTATTTTTACTACAGCTTATGATGATTTTGCTATAAAAGCCATAAAAGTAGATGCTATAGATTATCTGTTAAAGCCAATAGACTCTGACGAATTAGCAATATGTATAAACCGATTTAGAGTGGCTTATCAAAAAGAGCAAGAGTATATTGGTTTAATGAATAAAATGGCACAAACAGATGCAAACGATGTTCAAAAAACATTGCTTATAAAAAACACTCAAGAACGACATGTTTTACCTATAGATACAATTATTAGATGTCAATCAGATGGAAGCTATACCATTTTTTATACAAAGGACAAAAAAATAATGAGTGCAAGAAATTTGAAATATTACGAAAATATATTAAACGATCATACATTCGTAAGAGTACATCAATCACACTTAATTAATATAAAATATATAGATTCCATAGTTCTTAATGATATAGTATTAAAAGATGGAGAAAAAATACCTTTAGCCTCTAGAAAGAAAAGTTATTTGAAGCAATTTTTAGCGAATTTGTCTAAATAA
- a CDS encoding GyrI-like domain-containing protein, with protein sequence MEPKIITISAKKTIGFSIKTNMVNDQTVKIWQQLMPRLKEVKNAVSADLFSLQVYNGETFEEFTPTTEFTKYALVELKNYDFIPESFEKFEIPAGQYAVFIHKGTSADFPKTSQIIYGEWLPNSEYKIDNRPHFAVMGDKYLGHENPETEEEVWVPIQNKV encoded by the coding sequence ATGGAACCTAAAATCATAACTATTTCGGCAAAGAAAACAATAGGATTCTCTATTAAAACAAATATGGTAAATGACCAAACAGTAAAAATTTGGCAACAACTAATGCCTAGATTAAAAGAGGTTAAAAATGCTGTAAGCGCTGATTTATTTTCATTACAAGTTTATAATGGTGAAACTTTTGAGGAGTTTACCCCAACTACTGAGTTTACTAAATATGCTTTAGTTGAACTTAAAAATTATGATTTTATTCCTGAAAGTTTTGAGAAGTTTGAAATTCCAGCCGGACAATATGCTGTTTTCATCCATAAAGGAACTAGTGCCGATTTTCCAAAAACATCTCAAATAATTTATGGAGAATGGTTGCCTAATTCTGAATATAAAATTGACAACAGACCGCATTTTGCTGTTATGGGCGATAAATATTTAGGGCACGAAAATCCTGAAACCGAAGAAGAAGTTTGGGTTCCTATTCAAAATAAAGTTTAA
- a CDS encoding aldo/keto reductase produces the protein MKYNRCGKSGLLLPQISLGLWHNFGSVDHFENGENIVKHAFDKGITHFDLANNYGPIPGSAEENFGKIIERNFKGFLRDELVVTTKAGFKMWEGPYGEWGSRKYLISSLNQSLKRMKLDYVDVFYSHRPDPNTPIEETMSALDYAVKSGKAMYVGISNYNAEETKEAVNVLAKLGTPCIVHQVKYSMFERSSEFKLLNVLEHNGVGCVAFSPLAQGLLTNKYLKGIPEKSRAANPNGYLQTSDVTDEKIRKIKVLNTIAKDRKQTLAQMAIAWLLKDNRITSVLVGASSVDQLSDNLESLNKVDFSDLELKQIEIILKS, from the coding sequence ATGAAATATAATAGATGTGGCAAAAGTGGTTTATTATTACCTCAAATTTCTCTAGGCTTATGGCATAATTTTGGTTCGGTAGATCATTTTGAAAATGGGGAAAATATTGTTAAGCATGCTTTTGATAAAGGAATTACTCATTTTGATTTAGCTAATAATTATGGACCAATTCCAGGTTCAGCAGAAGAGAATTTCGGAAAAATAATAGAAAGAAATTTTAAGGGATTTCTAAGAGATGAACTTGTTGTTACCACAAAAGCAGGATTTAAAATGTGGGAAGGTCCTTATGGAGAATGGGGTTCAAGAAAGTATCTAATTTCAAGTTTGAACCAAAGTTTAAAACGAATGAAGTTAGATTATGTAGACGTTTTCTATTCACACAGACCAGATCCGAATACACCTATCGAAGAAACGATGTCTGCTTTAGATTATGCTGTAAAATCAGGAAAAGCTATGTATGTAGGAATAAGTAATTATAATGCGGAAGAAACAAAAGAAGCTGTTAATGTTTTGGCAAAATTAGGAACTCCATGCATTGTTCATCAAGTAAAATACTCTATGTTTGAACGTTCTTCGGAATTTAAATTGCTTAATGTTTTAGAACATAATGGAGTTGGTTGTGTAGCTTTTTCTCCTTTAGCTCAAGGATTACTTACAAATAAATATTTAAAAGGAATTCCAGAAAAATCTAGAGCAGCAAATCCGAATGGATATTTACAAACATCAGATGTTACTGATGAAAAAATAAGAAAAATAAAGGTTTTAAATACTATTGCAAAAGACAGAAAGCAAACATTAGCTCAAATGGCAATTGCATGGCTTTTAAAGGATAATAGAATTACATCGGTACTAGTTGGAGCAAGTTCAGTTGACCAATTAAGTGATAATTTAGAGAGTCTTAATAAAGTAGATTTTTCAGATTTGGAACTAAAACAAATAGAAATTATTTTAAAATCATAA
- a CDS encoding C40 family peptidase translates to MNKYKLVFFLLLLINSTAFAQKYNTHKVIKEETIYSIAKKYNIKETTIYELNPKVKGGLLQLNTVLKIPSTKTDLSVKNTEISEFHKVTKGESFYSISKKYNISLDKLTELNPKIKPKKLKAGDVLHIVEVKKEIVLDKKVEQEKTAEAIVIINDVVNDTIENITHIVLPKETKYGVSKKYGITVQELERLNPEIKSNFPVGYNLIIKGNKEPAIITEIEQDSVVLNSEETRLVEEFSKEIMGKADVLIEKASQYIGIKYKYGGTTPKGFDCSGLMLTTFKEIDLTLPRTSLGQANYGSLIKKNEAQKGDLIFFATRKKGIVSHVGMITEVSNDEIKFIHSSTSEGVIISSLNESYYSNRFKQINRVLN, encoded by the coding sequence ATGAATAAATATAAACTTGTTTTTTTTCTATTATTACTCATAAATAGTACTGCATTTGCACAAAAATATAATACCCATAAAGTAATAAAAGAGGAAACAATTTATTCAATTGCTAAGAAATATAATATAAAAGAAACGACTATATATGAGTTAAATCCGAAAGTAAAAGGAGGATTATTACAGTTGAATACTGTTTTGAAAATACCAAGTACAAAAACAGATTTATCTGTAAAAAACACTGAAATTTCAGAATTTCATAAAGTAACAAAAGGAGAATCTTTTTATAGTATTTCAAAAAAATATAACATATCGTTAGATAAATTAACAGAGCTTAACCCAAAAATAAAACCTAAAAAATTAAAAGCAGGTGATGTTTTACATATAGTAGAAGTAAAAAAAGAAATAGTCTTAGATAAAAAAGTAGAACAAGAAAAAACAGCAGAAGCAATTGTAATAATCAATGATGTGGTAAATGATACAATTGAAAATATTACACATATTGTTTTGCCAAAAGAAACAAAATATGGTGTTTCAAAAAAATACGGAATAACTGTTCAAGAACTAGAAAGATTAAATCCTGAAATTAAATCTAATTTTCCAGTTGGCTATAATTTAATTATTAAAGGAAATAAAGAGCCAGCTATAATAACCGAAATAGAACAAGATAGTGTAGTTTTAAACTCGGAGGAAACTCGATTAGTAGAAGAATTTTCAAAAGAGATAATGGGAAAAGCTGATGTTTTAATAGAAAAAGCATCTCAATATATTGGAATAAAATATAAATATGGAGGTACAACTCCAAAAGGATTTGACTGTTCAGGTTTAATGTTGACAACATTTAAAGAAATTGATTTAACCTTGCCTAGAACATCTTTAGGACAAGCTAATTATGGAAGTTTAATAAAGAAAAATGAAGCTCAAAAAGGAGATTTGATATTCTTTGCAACTCGTAAAAAAGGAATTGTTAGTCATGTAGGTATGATAACAGAAGTATCAAATGATGAAATAAAATTTATTCATTCTTCTACATCAGAAGGAGTTATAATTTCATCATTAAATGAATCGTATTATTCAAATCGATTTAAACAAATAAATAGAGTTTTAAATTAA
- a CDS encoding OmpP1/FadL family transporter — translation MKKIYILSLFLSYFVGISQENTSKDALRYAVDDITGTARFRSMSGAFGAVGGDLSSININPAGSAIFSNNIASITASSFNIKNNSNYFGTKTKENYSVLDLNQIGAVLVFTDSNPENNWKKISVAINYENANNLDNRIFSAGTNPNNSIGNYFLNFAQGIPINVLENYSYSDLDFGGQQAYLGYNAYLFDLESPETYISNVPSGRYYQENQIVSNGYNGKLSGNFATSYKNKLFLGVNLNAHFTDFTKRFSVFESNNNPINDLPRSSIKHIRFDNELYTYGSGFSFNLGAILQATKEFRIGLAYESPTWYNLNDELIQGIESVSINNPDNNSNPKFYPDVLNIYPTYKLKTPEKWTVSGAYVFGNRGLISADISRKDYSNTKYKPTKYYDDLNIDMSQNLTQAIEVRLGGEYRIKQLSLRAGYRFEESPFKVDYAMGDLTGYSGGIGYNFGESKLDLAYSNSHRNYNQSFVSSGMNDTARIRTIQNNVTLTYSINF, via the coding sequence ATGAAAAAAATTTATATACTATCTTTATTCTTATCCTATTTTGTAGGGATAAGTCAGGAAAACACGTCTAAAGATGCACTTCGCTATGCTGTAGATGATATTACTGGAACTGCTAGATTTAGGTCTATGAGCGGTGCTTTTGGTGCCGTTGGTGGAGATTTATCTTCTATAAATATAAACCCTGCTGGTTCTGCTATTTTTAGCAACAATATAGCCAGTATAACTGCTAGCAGTTTCAATATTAAAAATAACTCAAATTATTTTGGCACAAAAACAAAAGAGAATTATAGTGTTTTAGATTTAAATCAAATAGGAGCCGTTCTTGTATTTACAGATAGTAATCCTGAAAATAATTGGAAAAAAATATCTGTTGCTATAAACTATGAAAATGCTAATAATTTAGACAATAGAATATTTTCAGCAGGTACAAATCCAAATAATTCAATAGGAAATTATTTCTTAAATTTTGCTCAAGGAATTCCCATAAATGTTCTTGAAAATTATTCTTATTCAGATTTAGATTTTGGAGGACAACAAGCTTATTTAGGATACAATGCTTACTTATTTGATTTAGAATCTCCTGAAACTTATATAAGTAATGTTCCTTCTGGACGTTATTATCAAGAAAATCAAATTGTTTCTAACGGATACAATGGAAAGTTATCAGGAAACTTTGCAACATCATACAAAAACAAACTATTTTTAGGAGTAAATCTTAATGCACATTTTACAGATTTTACAAAAAGATTTAGTGTTTTTGAAAGTAATAATAATCCAATTAATGATCTTCCTCGTTCATCAATTAAGCATATAAGATTTGACAACGAATTATATACTTATGGAAGTGGGTTTTCATTTAATTTAGGAGCTATTTTACAAGCTACTAAAGAGTTTAGAATTGGTTTAGCTTATGAATCACCTACATGGTATAATTTAAATGACGAGTTAATACAAGGTATTGAGAGTGTTAGCATTAACAATCCTGATAATAATTCTAATCCTAAATTTTACCCTGATGTACTTAATATATATCCTACTTATAAATTAAAGACTCCTGAAAAATGGACTGTAAGTGGTGCTTATGTATTTGGTAACAGAGGTTTAATAAGCGCTGATATTTCTAGAAAAGATTATAGCAATACTAAATACAAACCTACTAAATACTATGACGACTTAAACATAGATATGAGTCAAAATTTGACTCAAGCTATAGAAGTCCGTCTAGGTGGTGAATATAGAATAAAACAATTAAGTTTAAGAGCTGGATATCGTTTTGAAGAAAGTCCTTTTAAAGTTGACTATGCAATGGGAGATTTAACTGGCTATTCTGGAGGTATTGGATATAACTTTGGAGAGAGTAAATTAGACTTAGCATATTCAAATAGCCATAGAAATTACAACCAAAGTTTTGTTTCTTCTGGTATGAATGATACTGCTAGAATAAGAACAATTCAAAATAACGTAACACTTACCTACTCTATTAATTTTTAA
- a CDS encoding tetratricopeptide repeat-containing sensor histidine kinase, with product MEYDPKKAIKILDSLQLHSSIISSEQAALLFFKKGEVYYVNDFYLESIIEHKKAYNLFVEQKDEYNKTRSLITLSAANLRFENFEKAQEYALEALHTAESLGDERMLGKANNQLFQLHFILEDYSKALQYIQKAEEIFAYEKDTVSKIAIKSNEAAIYLKQKKYNKALKIYQESLKLGQNIKAPQTIVKILNNIGFIYIETKEYPSAIQFLEGAIQLNKNINAINAAPYKGLGYVYFLNKDVNKSIVNYKQSLTIYKQNKNIPEQIQVLDKLITLAIQDKNSEEALNYQIERDQLQVELQAIEKEKLLGFATVKYQVKEKEIELLYQQQTNQRNKWLFGSLLITLSLLLILLGAYLYITKLKAANRASKLEQNLLRVQMNPHFIFNTLAAIQNITLEEDYIKSSNYIAKFSKLIRQNFDYVRKEEITLEEEINMILNYIETQQLRFDDSFQYILNLGENCDTKSLKVPPMLLQPFVENAIEYGLKGKKMEGILELNIFKEKNQLCFEIKDNGVGRSNYSKQHRKSKALHATDVFMERLKLRKKAEEKTFQIEDLYNSEKQPIGTKITFKIKIT from the coding sequence ATGGAGTATGATCCTAAAAAAGCGATAAAGATTTTAGATAGTTTACAGCTTCATTCTTCAATAATATCATCAGAACAAGCGGCTTTATTATTTTTTAAAAAAGGAGAAGTTTATTATGTAAATGATTTTTATTTAGAATCTATAATAGAACATAAAAAAGCGTATAATTTATTTGTAGAACAAAAAGACGAATACAATAAAACCAGAAGTTTAATAACATTAAGTGCTGCAAATTTAAGATTTGAAAATTTTGAAAAAGCGCAAGAATATGCTTTAGAAGCATTGCATACGGCTGAATCATTAGGAGATGAAAGAATGTTAGGAAAGGCAAATAATCAGTTGTTTCAACTTCATTTTATCTTGGAAGATTATTCAAAAGCATTACAATATATTCAAAAAGCAGAAGAAATTTTTGCTTATGAAAAAGATACTGTTTCTAAAATAGCTATTAAAAGTAATGAAGCAGCAATATATCTAAAACAAAAAAAGTATAATAAGGCATTAAAAATATATCAAGAATCTTTAAAACTAGGGCAAAATATAAAAGCACCACAAACAATAGTAAAGATTCTCAATAACATAGGTTTTATTTATATAGAAACGAAAGAATATCCATCGGCTATTCAGTTTTTAGAAGGAGCAATTCAATTAAATAAAAATATTAATGCAATTAATGCAGCACCTTATAAAGGATTAGGATATGTCTACTTTTTAAATAAAGATGTAAATAAATCAATAGTAAATTATAAGCAATCTTTAACAATTTACAAACAGAATAAAAATATACCTGAGCAAATTCAAGTATTAGATAAGTTAATTACTTTAGCCATACAAGATAAAAATTCTGAAGAAGCTTTAAATTATCAAATAGAAAGAGACCAACTGCAAGTGGAATTGCAAGCTATTGAAAAAGAGAAACTATTAGGTTTTGCAACGGTAAAGTACCAAGTAAAAGAAAAAGAAATTGAATTGTTATATCAACAACAAACTAATCAAAGAAATAAATGGCTTTTTGGAAGTCTTTTGATTACTTTATCTTTATTGTTAATTTTATTAGGAGCTTATCTATACATTACAAAATTGAAAGCAGCAAACAGAGCTTCAAAATTAGAACAAAACTTATTAAGAGTGCAAATGAATCCGCATTTTATCTTTAATACATTAGCAGCAATACAGAATATAACTTTAGAAGAAGATTACATAAAATCGTCAAATTATATAGCAAAATTCTCTAAGTTGATTCGACAAAATTTTGATTATGTACGCAAAGAAGAAATTACGCTTGAAGAGGAAATTAATATGATTTTAAATTATATAGAAACACAACAATTACGTTTTGATGATTCATTTCAATATATTTTAAACCTTGGAGAAAATTGCGATACTAAAAGTTTAAAAGTGCCACCTATGCTTTTACAACCCTTTGTAGAGAATGCAATTGAATATGGATTAAAAGGAAAAAAAATGGAAGGTATTTTAGAATTGAATATTTTTAAAGAAAAGAATCAATTGTGTTTTGAAATAAAAGACAATGGAGTAGGAAGATCTAACTATTCAAAGCAGCATAGAAAAAGTAAAGCACTACATGCTACTGATGTTTTTATGGAACGATTAAAACTGCGTAAAAAAGCAGAAGAGAAAACGTTTCAAATAGAAGATTTATATAATTCAGAAAAGCAACCCATAGGAACTAAAATAACTTTTAAAATAAAGATTACATGA
- a CDS encoding YdcH family protein, giving the protein MITKHQLTVDFPEFETKIHELKISDNHFKKLFDDYDTLDHEIYRIESNTEPASDDTLNTLRVERVHIKDEIYNYLNQK; this is encoded by the coding sequence ATGATTACAAAACACCAATTAACAGTTGATTTCCCAGAATTTGAAACTAAAATTCATGAATTAAAGATTTCTGATAATCATTTCAAAAAATTATTTGATGATTATGACACCCTAGACCATGAAATCTATAGAATTGAAAGCAATACAGAACCTGCTTCCGATGATACTCTAAATACATTAAGGGTTGAAAGAGTTCACATTAAAGATGAAATTTATAATTATTTAAATCAAAAATAA
- a CDS encoding DUF6882 domain-containing protein produces the protein MEPIQNQQPKVSLSQLHNQTVALTFERQDAFFDLVEELAWSFDMLNGTVVYGDYVFRMQVLGTYSETQKEWLWAWANKESDIPEEFLEASLAMKLIGERHGIENLITAKIETEEDPGHYFSFVANGLIKSSCYTSLAFNNIKIYVLLNSELVDAKKIIEPALICSHFSKTVSRMNFGHKHGLFCYLNQKGYEVKLSGDTILGKKGENQILGTFDTNGKLLKITNSKIIVE, from the coding sequence ATGGAACCAATACAAAATCAACAACCGAAAGTAAGTTTATCCCAATTGCATAATCAAACAGTAGCCTTAACATTTGAACGTCAAGATGCTTTTTTTGATTTGGTAGAAGAATTAGCATGGTCTTTTGATATGTTAAACGGTACAGTTGTTTATGGAGATTATGTGTTTAGAATGCAGGTTTTAGGAACCTATTCCGAAACCCAAAAAGAATGGTTATGGGCTTGGGCAAATAAAGAAAGTGATATTCCAGAAGAATTTTTAGAAGCATCTTTAGCAATGAAACTTATTGGAGAACGTCATGGAATAGAAAATTTAATCACAGCAAAAATAGAAACGGAAGAAGATCCAGGGCATTATTTTTCTTTTGTAGCAAATGGATTAATTAAATCGAGTTGTTATACATCTTTAGCCTTTAATAATATAAAAATTTATGTTTTATTGAATTCGGAGTTAGTAGATGCAAAAAAAATTATTGAACCTGCGCTTATTTGTTCTCATTTTTCTAAAACAGTTTCTAGAATGAATTTCGGACATAAACATGGATTATTTTGTTATCTAAATCAAAAAGGATATGAAGTGAAACTATCTGGAGACACTATTTTAGGAAAAAAAGGAGAAAATCAAATTCTAGGAACATTTGATACTAATGGAAAATTATTGAAAATTACTAATTCAAAAATAATTGTAGAATAA